In Rariglobus hedericola, the following proteins share a genomic window:
- a CDS encoding ferritin-like domain-containing protein → MKNPDKISREKMVKLLNEDLAREYQAIIAYIVYSQTIKGAKFTAIADELEKHASEELDHAIQITKQIDYFNGTPITTPNAVKMSDKAEDMLRFDLENERVTIIAYRERIRQAEAMGEFALSEVLRKIIAQEQEHLTDLADALGIDNPVITG, encoded by the coding sequence ATGAAAAACCCCGACAAAATCAGCCGCGAAAAGATGGTTAAGCTCCTCAACGAGGATCTCGCCCGCGAATACCAGGCCATCATCGCCTACATCGTTTACAGCCAGACCATCAAGGGCGCGAAGTTCACCGCCATCGCCGATGAACTCGAAAAGCACGCCTCCGAGGAGCTCGATCACGCCATCCAGATCACCAAGCAGATCGACTACTTCAACGGCACGCCCATCACCACGCCGAATGCCGTGAAGATGTCTGACAAAGCAGAGGACATGCTCCGCTTCGATTTGGAAAACGAGCGCGTCACCATCATCGCCTACCGCGAGCGCATCCGCCAGGCCGAGGCCATGGGCGAATTCGCACTGAGCGAGGTCCTGCGCAAAATCATCGCGCAGGAACAGGAGCACCTCACCGATCTCGCCGACGCCCTCGGCATCGACAATCCCGTGATCACCGGCTGA
- a CDS encoding glucan biosynthesis protein translates to MNRRDFIKSSAAMGVLGLSPIGSLASPPAASPAASPAGPRFVGEAVPFDYAWLKGRARTLSAAAYQAPVNVLPAAIKSFDWDQYQSIQYRNDHALWARDRLQFQSKFFHLGLFFQQAVHMHEVADGQARELAYDPAMFSYGKSGVDGTTLPADLGFAGFRLNFHSDFQRDVAAFLGASYFRAVGSDLQYGLSARGLAVDCGLNRAEEFPRFTSFWLERPDPRSSKVTVYALMDSPSVTGAYRFDVYPGATLVMDIDAALYPRTSIERLGIAPLTSMFQCGANDKRMANDWRPQIHDSDGLAMWTGSGEWIWRPLTNPAGLRFNAHLDENPRGFGLLQRDRNFDHYQDDGVFYDRRPSLWVEPKSGWGKGSIQLVEIPTNDETFDNIVAFWNPERPTQAGDELLLGYRLHWGNKMPVTPPLATVEQTRTGIGGIVGRKRTYFSWRFAVDFVGGTLPMFTADSGVEAVVSASRGEIELVSARPLASIKGYRAMFDLKVTDAAPGPINLRLFLRSNEQPLSETWLYQWTPPADRSFV, encoded by the coding sequence ATGAATCGTCGTGATTTCATCAAATCCTCGGCCGCCATGGGCGTGCTGGGGCTGTCTCCCATCGGCTCGCTGGCCTCCCCGCCCGCCGCCTCACCCGCCGCGTCTCCAGCCGGCCCACGCTTTGTCGGAGAGGCCGTGCCGTTTGACTACGCCTGGCTCAAAGGCCGTGCACGCACCCTCTCGGCCGCCGCCTATCAGGCGCCCGTCAACGTCCTGCCCGCCGCGATCAAGTCCTTCGATTGGGACCAGTATCAATCGATCCAGTATCGCAACGATCACGCGCTCTGGGCCCGCGACCGCCTGCAATTCCAGTCCAAGTTTTTTCATCTCGGTCTCTTCTTTCAGCAAGCCGTGCACATGCACGAGGTCGCCGACGGCCAGGCCCGTGAACTCGCCTACGACCCGGCAATGTTTTCTTACGGCAAAAGCGGAGTCGATGGCACCACGCTGCCCGCCGACCTCGGCTTCGCCGGCTTCCGTCTTAATTTTCACTCCGACTTCCAGCGCGATGTCGCCGCGTTTCTCGGCGCGAGTTACTTCCGCGCCGTCGGCTCGGATCTCCAATACGGTCTTTCCGCCCGCGGACTTGCCGTGGATTGCGGCCTGAACCGCGCCGAGGAGTTCCCGCGCTTCACGTCGTTCTGGCTCGAGCGCCCTGATCCGCGTTCGTCGAAGGTCACCGTTTACGCGCTCATGGATTCACCGAGCGTCACCGGCGCCTACCGCTTCGATGTTTACCCCGGCGCCACGCTGGTCATGGACATCGACGCCGCCCTCTACCCGCGCACGTCGATCGAGCGCCTCGGCATCGCCCCGCTCACGAGTATGTTTCAATGCGGAGCCAACGACAAACGCATGGCCAACGACTGGCGCCCGCAAATCCACGACTCCGACGGCCTCGCGATGTGGACCGGCTCCGGCGAATGGATCTGGCGCCCGCTCACCAACCCCGCCGGCCTGCGCTTCAACGCCCATCTCGACGAAAACCCGCGCGGCTTCGGCCTCCTCCAGCGCGACCGGAATTTCGATCACTATCAAGACGACGGGGTTTTTTATGACCGCCGCCCCAGTCTCTGGGTCGAGCCAAAATCCGGCTGGGGCAAAGGCTCCATCCAGCTCGTCGAAATCCCCACCAACGACGAAACCTTCGACAACATCGTCGCCTTCTGGAATCCCGAGCGCCCCACGCAGGCCGGCGACGAACTCCTCCTCGGCTACCGTCTTCACTGGGGCAATAAAATGCCCGTCACCCCGCCGCTCGCCACTGTCGAGCAGACGCGCACCGGCATCGGCGGCATCGTCGGCCGCAAGCGCACGTATTTCTCCTGGCGCTTTGCCGTCGATTTTGTCGGCGGCACGCTGCCCATGTTCACCGCCGACTCTGGTGTCGAGGCCGTCGTCAGCGCCTCGCGCGGCGAGATCGAACTCGTCTCCGCCCGCCCGCTGGCATCGATCAAGGGCTATCGCGCGATGTTCGACCTGAAGGTCACCGACGCCGCCCCGGGCCCGATCAACCTGCGGCTCTTCCTGCGCAGCAACGAGCAGCCCCTCAGTGAAACGTGGCTGTATCAATGGACGCCACCCGCTGATCGCAGCTTCGTGTAA
- a CDS encoding response regulator, whose amino-acid sequence MRPHILVIDDSKAVRLIALKALAPFDCDVAEATNGFTGLFAMERVLPDLILLDIAMSTMNGDTMLEMMRSNDQLKKLPVIMMVSRHDHKVLPKITALGVSSMIEKPFSETALLEAVREVIKLKPVARKPSKSGQ is encoded by the coding sequence ATGCGTCCTCACATTCTCGTCATCGATGACTCCAAAGCCGTGCGGCTCATCGCACTCAAAGCCCTCGCGCCGTTTGATTGCGACGTAGCGGAGGCCACCAACGGTTTCACCGGCCTGTTTGCGATGGAGCGCGTCCTGCCCGACTTGATTTTGCTGGATATCGCCATGTCCACGATGAACGGCGACACCATGCTGGAGATGATGCGGTCCAACGATCAGCTCAAAAAGCTCCCCGTCATCATGATGGTTTCCCGCCACGATCATAAGGTCCTCCCGAAAATCACCGCGCTGGGCGTCAGTAGCATGATTGAAAAACCTTTCAGCGAAACCGCTCTCCTCGAGGCCGTGCGCGAGGTCATCAAGCTCAAGCCGGTCGCCCGAAAACCATCTAAATCCGGCCAGTAA
- a CDS encoding response regulator has protein sequence MVSPKLPPSSRILIADDSVVCRGVLVILLETAGYEVVSVLDGRQALDALRNHSFDLAILDNDMPNLDGLGALAELRAFLPSLPVLVCSGTITPDVAVRYRELGIDDLLNKPVDPRALRDKIAGIITRQNLSASASASPFRLPSFRGVRTAADKSLPCPLTQGMSKFALRLQADMDRLRDFRSVAILEGRHGSGRFELALSATNDPASHKFVAHADELTAARLDELLKPAHADTHSVLLVILEADRLLPEKQLLLEELVRGRLASQSTLSKRLRIILCAQSSLCDLHFNEFLLLRATTATFLVPDFVDRWQDWGDIARAILRRAGTGRGTFSTESIKWMDRQLWPGDYMQLHRTIELARRLAGVTSTLTEAHMATARAQEAECTDPLFHDMLFHLHSGGEA, from the coding sequence ATGGTCTCGCCCAAGCTCCCTCCTTCCTCCCGTATTTTGATCGCCGACGACTCGGTGGTTTGCCGCGGCGTCCTGGTTATTCTGCTCGAAACGGCCGGCTACGAGGTCGTGAGTGTTCTCGACGGGCGTCAGGCTCTGGACGCCTTGCGCAACCACAGCTTCGACCTCGCTATCTTGGACAACGACATGCCCAACCTCGACGGCCTCGGCGCCCTCGCGGAGTTGCGCGCGTTTTTGCCCTCCCTGCCAGTCCTCGTGTGCTCCGGCACGATCACGCCGGATGTCGCCGTGCGCTACCGCGAGCTCGGCATCGACGACTTGCTCAACAAGCCCGTCGATCCCCGCGCCCTTCGCGACAAAATCGCCGGCATCATCACGCGGCAGAATCTTTCAGCCAGCGCGTCGGCCTCGCCGTTCCGCCTGCCCTCTTTTCGCGGAGTCCGCACCGCCGCCGATAAATCCCTGCCCTGCCCGCTCACGCAGGGCATGTCCAAATTCGCGCTGCGCCTGCAGGCCGACATGGACCGTCTGCGCGATTTCCGTTCCGTCGCGATTTTGGAAGGTCGCCACGGATCCGGTCGCTTCGAACTCGCGCTCAGCGCCACGAACGATCCGGCCTCCCACAAATTCGTCGCACACGCCGATGAACTGACCGCCGCGCGTCTCGACGAACTGCTCAAGCCCGCCCACGCCGACACCCATTCCGTCCTGTTGGTGATCTTGGAAGCCGACCGGCTCCTTCCCGAAAAGCAGTTGTTGCTGGAAGAACTCGTGCGCGGCCGGCTCGCCTCGCAGTCCACCCTCTCCAAACGCCTGCGGATCATTCTCTGCGCGCAGAGTTCGCTCTGCGATCTTCACTTCAACGAATTCCTGCTCCTGCGGGCGACCACCGCGACTTTTCTCGTTCCCGATTTTGTCGACCGCTGGCAGGACTGGGGAGATATCGCCCGCGCCATCCTGCGCCGCGCCGGCACCGGTCGCGGCACCTTCAGCACCGAATCCATCAAGTGGATGGATCGCCAGCTCTGGCCGGGAGACTACATGCAGCTTCATCGCACCATCGAGCTCGCCCGTCGTCTCGCCGGCGTCACCTCGACGCTCACGGAAGCCCACATGGCCACCGCCCGCGCCCAGGAAGCGGAATGCACGGATCCGCTTTTCCACGACATGTTGTTTCACCTGCACTCGGGCGGCGAAGCCTGA
- a CDS encoding aldo/keto reductase, with translation MNTRPFGRTGRSVSEIGLGTWQLGGGWGEVTDATALDTLRAAYDKGVTFFDTADVYGGGRSETLIGQFIREQPAARETVFIATKLGRNNWPNGFTRDQVRGFTEASLQRLGVDALDLTQLHCIPPDVLKRGEVLTWLEELKREGKIKAYGASVEAMDEALFCVEQGGCTSLQIIFNVLRQKPISTLFAAAKAKQVALIVRLPLASGLLGGKMTKQTAFKADDHRLFNRDGQHFNVGETFSGLPFEKGVELADALKSRVPAGVSMAAWALRWCLDFEAVTVVIPGARNPKQVADNVAAAALSPLGAAMHADLAAFYESEVAAHIRGLY, from the coding sequence ATGAATACCCGCCCCTTTGGTAGAACTGGACGCAGCGTCAGCGAAATCGGTCTCGGCACCTGGCAACTGGGAGGCGGGTGGGGCGAGGTCACTGATGCGACCGCGCTTGATACCCTGCGTGCGGCGTATGACAAAGGCGTCACGTTTTTTGACACGGCCGATGTCTACGGCGGCGGGCGCAGCGAGACGTTGATCGGACAGTTTATCCGCGAGCAACCGGCGGCGCGCGAAACGGTGTTTATTGCGACGAAACTCGGACGCAATAACTGGCCCAACGGATTCACACGTGATCAAGTGCGCGGCTTCACCGAGGCTTCGCTGCAGCGCTTGGGCGTCGATGCGCTCGATCTCACCCAGCTGCACTGCATCCCTCCTGATGTGCTCAAGCGCGGCGAGGTTTTGACCTGGCTCGAAGAGCTCAAGCGCGAAGGGAAAATCAAGGCCTACGGCGCGAGCGTCGAGGCGATGGACGAAGCGCTCTTCTGTGTGGAGCAGGGCGGCTGCACGTCGCTGCAAATCATCTTTAACGTGCTTCGCCAGAAACCGATTTCCACGTTGTTCGCCGCGGCGAAAGCGAAGCAAGTCGCGCTCATCGTGCGACTGCCGCTGGCGAGTGGTTTGCTCGGAGGCAAGATGACGAAGCAAACGGCGTTCAAGGCCGACGACCACCGGCTCTTCAACCGCGATGGCCAGCACTTCAATGTGGGTGAGACCTTTTCGGGTCTGCCCTTTGAAAAAGGCGTGGAACTCGCCGACGCGCTCAAGTCGCGGGTGCCGGCCGGCGTATCGATGGCGGCGTGGGCGCTGCGCTGGTGCCTCGATTTCGAGGCGGTCACGGTGGTGATTCCCGGCGCGCGTAATCCCAAACAAGTAGCGGACAATGTCGCCGCCGCGGCCTTGTCCCCGCTCGGAGCCGCGATGCACGCCGACCTAGCCGCGTTCTACGAAAGCGAAGTCGCCGCGCACATCCGCGGCCTGTATTAA
- a CDS encoding ferritin-like domain-containing protein, translated as MSTESLKELLIDEIKDLYHAEKQLVKALPKMAKAAQDENLKAGLTAHLEETKEHVARLEEIFKLLDEPAKAKVCPAMKGLIEEGSEALEEKEKSAVRDAQIIGSAQRIEHYEIAAYGTVRALARTLGENEVAKILQTTLDEEGAADKKLTAVAAVVNKTALAE; from the coding sequence ATGTCCACTGAATCACTGAAGGAGCTTCTTATCGATGAGATCAAAGATCTCTATCACGCCGAAAAACAACTCGTCAAAGCCCTGCCCAAAATGGCCAAGGCCGCACAAGACGAAAATCTCAAAGCCGGCCTCACCGCCCACCTTGAGGAAACCAAAGAGCATGTCGCCCGTCTTGAGGAAATCTTCAAACTCCTCGACGAACCCGCGAAGGCCAAGGTCTGCCCCGCCATGAAGGGCCTCATCGAAGAAGGCTCAGAAGCCCTCGAGGAAAAAGAAAAGTCCGCTGTGCGTGACGCGCAGATCATCGGCTCCGCACAACGCATCGAGCATTATGAAATCGCCGCCTACGGCACCGTGCGTGCCTTGGCCCGCACCCTCGGCGAAAACGAAGTCGCGAAGATCCTGCAGACCACCCTCGATGAAGAAGGCGCCGCCGACAAAAAGCTGACCGCCGTCGCCGCGGTCGTGAACAAAACCGCCCTCGCGGAATAA
- a CDS encoding esterase/lipase family protein, with the protein MPRPLRFLCILLGASTACHAADTVVLLHGLGRSPLAMARLAHDLRAEGYAVHNLAYPSQRADIRTLSEATLGPIFANTTPSAAGTRIHIVTHSMGGILVRQYLHDHGTPANLGRVVMLAPPNTGSELVDRLRTWSLYRRLNGPAGIQLGTTHDSLPKSLGPLPSSVEVGIIAGNRSLNPLFSTWLAGPDDGKVTVASTHVSGESAHLTVPHSHTWLMWRRSVIKEVRAFLRTGQFIARSSS; encoded by the coding sequence ATGCCTCGTCCGCTGCGCTTTCTTTGCATACTGCTTGGTGCCTCCACCGCTTGCCACGCCGCCGACACCGTCGTGCTCCTGCACGGTCTTGGTCGCAGTCCGCTCGCGATGGCACGCCTTGCCCACGACCTTCGCGCGGAAGGCTACGCGGTCCACAACCTCGCCTACCCTTCGCAACGCGCCGACATTCGCACGCTCTCCGAGGCCACCCTCGGGCCGATCTTCGCCAACACAACACCGTCCGCTGCCGGCACCCGCATCCACATCGTCACGCATTCAATGGGTGGAATTCTCGTGCGCCAATACCTCCACGATCACGGCACGCCGGCCAACCTCGGCCGCGTCGTAATGCTCGCCCCGCCCAACACCGGCAGCGAACTCGTTGACCGCCTCCGCACCTGGTCGCTCTACCGCCGGCTTAACGGCCCCGCCGGTATCCAACTCGGCACTACGCACGATTCCCTTCCAAAGTCCCTCGGCCCCCTTCCCTCCTCCGTCGAAGTCGGCATCATCGCCGGCAACCGTTCGCTCAACCCGCTTTTTTCCACGTGGCTCGCCGGGCCTGATGACGGCAAAGTGACCGTCGCTTCCACCCACGTATCAGGCGAGTCCGCCCACCTCACCGTCCCGCACTCCCACACTTGGCTCATGTGGCGCAGATCTGTGATCAAAGAAGTTCGCGCCTTCCTGCGCACCGGACAGTTCATCGCCCGTTCTTCGTCGTAA
- a CDS encoding LysR family transcriptional regulator codes for MFEKLFSERGLSLDRIRVLLEVHDAGSIAQAAPGDPIRQSQYSRQLRELSEFFGCEVAQRQGKLLKLTEQGRKLADLARNQLRSLEDFRTECRSECPDYTIASGDSVLHWLVIPRLGSLAGSKPAVRFATTSLRTNDVVQQLADGRVDFGVIRQDALVDGLESAQLGELTYVAVVPKTLIGRGKAPTLKDVLGGMPLAAQTADGQFTQRLRKIAADLNVEIAPALACQSFPQTLSAVRAGGFAAILPTLALADLPASSYILVKADPLKQLTRKLSLVWSRRSSQVRPTATPLAQRLAKALKIQP; via the coding sequence ATGTTTGAAAAACTATTCTCCGAGCGTGGACTTTCCCTTGATCGCATCCGTGTGCTGCTGGAAGTGCACGATGCCGGCAGCATTGCGCAGGCCGCGCCGGGAGATCCGATCCGACAAAGCCAATACAGCCGCCAGCTGCGGGAACTCTCGGAATTCTTCGGCTGCGAGGTCGCCCAACGTCAGGGCAAGTTGCTCAAGCTGACGGAACAGGGGCGCAAACTCGCTGACCTCGCGCGCAACCAGTTGAGATCACTCGAGGATTTCCGCACCGAGTGCCGAAGCGAATGCCCCGACTACACGATCGCCTCGGGTGACAGCGTTCTTCACTGGCTGGTGATTCCGCGCCTCGGATCTTTGGCCGGTAGCAAACCCGCGGTTCGCTTCGCGACCACCAGCCTGAGAACCAACGACGTCGTTCAACAACTCGCGGACGGACGGGTGGACTTCGGCGTCATTCGCCAGGATGCCTTGGTTGACGGGTTGGAATCGGCTCAGCTGGGTGAACTCACCTATGTAGCAGTCGTGCCCAAGACCCTCATCGGTCGGGGAAAAGCGCCTACGTTAAAGGATGTGTTGGGTGGAATGCCGCTCGCCGCACAAACTGCCGACGGCCAGTTCACCCAACGCCTGCGAAAGATCGCCGCCGATCTGAACGTGGAGATCGCTCCCGCCCTCGCCTGCCAGTCGTTCCCGCAGACCCTAAGCGCCGTGCGCGCCGGCGGCTTCGCCGCAATCCTGCCCACGCTCGCATTGGCCGATCTTCCGGCAAGTTCCTACATTTTGGTCAAAGCAGACCCACTCAAACAGCTAACGAGAAAGCTCTCTTTGGTTTGGAGCCGCCGCTCATCGCAAGTGCGCCCGACAGCCACTCCCTTGGCTCAACGCTTGGCAAAGGCATTAAAAATACAGCCTTAA
- a CDS encoding HNH endonuclease: MITDILNKPIVLSLNRAWQIIGHRTVKQALVALNGGGDGVPPALGLDIAYPKTDDGGWNFDRPLFLNPLPWSEWVKLPVREFDFAVSTPKLRIRVPTVMVATHFARMPVRIPKLTRDAIFERDEGVCQYTGERVGRTGGNLDHVVPRDRGGRDSFENLVWAKREINSLKANRLPHEAGLRLLRRPKAPLPLPVSATVREAQHPDWRHFLAH; this comes from the coding sequence ATGATCACTGACATCCTTAACAAGCCCATCGTCCTGTCGCTCAACCGCGCCTGGCAGATCATCGGCCATCGCACCGTCAAACAAGCCCTCGTGGCCCTCAACGGAGGTGGTGACGGCGTTCCGCCCGCGCTCGGCCTCGACATCGCGTATCCTAAAACCGATGACGGCGGGTGGAACTTTGATCGTCCACTTTTCCTCAACCCGCTTCCTTGGAGCGAGTGGGTCAAGCTGCCGGTCCGTGAGTTCGACTTCGCGGTTTCCACCCCGAAGCTGCGCATCCGCGTGCCTACGGTCATGGTCGCCACGCACTTTGCCCGTATGCCCGTGCGCATCCCGAAGCTCACGCGCGATGCGATTTTCGAGCGTGATGAGGGTGTTTGCCAATACACCGGCGAACGCGTCGGCAGGACCGGCGGCAATCTCGACCACGTGGTCCCTCGCGACCGCGGCGGACGCGATTCATTCGAGAATCTCGTCTGGGCCAAGCGGGAGATCAACTCCCTCAAGGCCAACCGTCTTCCCCACGAAGCCGGCCTCCGGTTGCTGCGTCGTCCCAAGGCACCGCTCCCGCTCCCCGTCTCCGCGACCGTTCGCGAGGCGCAACATCCCGACTGGCGACACTTCCTTGCTCATTAA
- a CDS encoding sigma-70 family RNA polymerase sigma factor: MSPVSPVLTDFIDLVDVALATISRSLPDYVGRDDLASVGKLALISALAQCNGSTDEVRAYCFVRVRGAMLDELRRLDPLSRRDRGRMKAVGAATAVLGARLARVPTLQEIANVAQLPVSDVIAVQLATALAADATAFEWDALPDMEAISPDEAADVEDLGASLRVALTRLPANQALVLRRYYLEDALLDDIAGELGVSRERVRQIREAGEKKLRADFVVLGLWQSFFSRDGE, encoded by the coding sequence ATGTCTCCAGTTTCTCCCGTGCTCACCGATTTCATCGACTTGGTCGATGTTGCGCTGGCCACGATCTCCCGCAGCCTGCCGGATTATGTCGGGCGCGACGACCTCGCGTCCGTCGGCAAGCTCGCGCTTATTTCCGCGCTCGCCCAATGCAACGGCTCCACCGATGAGGTGCGTGCCTACTGCTTTGTGCGTGTTCGTGGCGCGATGCTCGACGAACTGCGCCGCCTCGACCCGCTTTCGCGTCGTGACCGCGGCCGCATGAAAGCGGTCGGCGCTGCGACCGCCGTTTTGGGCGCACGCCTTGCCCGTGTGCCAACGCTGCAAGAAATCGCCAACGTCGCTCAGCTTCCCGTCTCCGACGTGATCGCGGTCCAGCTCGCAACCGCGCTCGCCGCAGATGCCACCGCCTTCGAGTGGGATGCGTTGCCCGACATGGAGGCGATTTCGCCCGACGAAGCCGCCGACGTGGAAGACCTCGGCGCGAGCCTGCGCGTTGCATTGACGCGCCTGCCCGCCAACCAGGCGCTAGTCCTGCGCCGCTACTACCTTGAGGACGCCCTGCTCGACGACATCGCCGGCGAGCTCGGCGTGTCGCGCGAGCGCGTTCGCCAGATCCGCGAAGCCGGGGAGAAAAAACTCCGCGCCGACTTCGTCGTGCTCGGCCTCTGGCAATCGTTCTTCAGCCGCGACGGGGAATAA
- a CDS encoding RtcB family protein → MEIKARDLIAAGWLEGRRLGSVLRRARELDATGLDRALVFAQLEQEFPMLPPPIAPRAVAAPLAEAVEADTAEETDNVAKSRARIQELLHVPVVQRGVLMPDTCPAGGGTATIPVGGAIAVENAIIPGAHSADICCSMFATFFDANHPIGEMMDHLQKITHFGAGGRPRGKQFASAVLDEPVWDNPFLSGLRSRAQDFLGTQGDGNHFAYVGHIQFAEEQRVAIEAAGYTELAEWITRRDGKFSVLVTHHGSRGLGADLYKRGQIAARRWCDENAQGIPDAAVWLPADTDEGRAYWDALQYIGRWTRENHAQIHAAFLSRLGQRALVQIGNEHNFVWKRGDVFFHGKGATPAWRDEQGRPLLGLIPLNMAREILLVLGSDNTDYLSFCPHGAGRNMSRSAMMRPYKDADGELDPARIQQVLAETTAGLDIRWYGGAPDLSESPLGYKDATKVKAQIARFGLATVVGEIQPQGCIMAGEAPEPHWQRARREKRAAHKSERREGLAETQQ, encoded by the coding sequence ATGGAAATCAAAGCCCGCGACCTGATCGCGGCCGGTTGGCTTGAGGGCCGCCGCCTTGGCTCGGTTCTCCGCCGCGCCCGCGAACTCGACGCCACCGGCCTCGACCGCGCACTCGTTTTTGCCCAGCTCGAACAGGAGTTCCCGATGCTGCCGCCGCCCATCGCCCCGCGCGCCGTCGCCGCTCCGCTCGCGGAGGCTGTTGAAGCCGATACCGCTGAGGAGACAGATAACGTAGCCAAGTCGCGCGCCCGCATCCAAGAACTGCTCCACGTGCCCGTGGTGCAGCGCGGCGTGCTGATGCCCGACACCTGTCCGGCCGGTGGAGGCACCGCGACGATTCCCGTGGGCGGAGCTATTGCCGTGGAAAACGCCATCATCCCCGGCGCCCATTCGGCGGATATCTGCTGCTCGATGTTCGCGACGTTTTTCGACGCCAATCACCCGATCGGCGAGATGATGGATCACCTCCAGAAAATCACGCACTTCGGCGCGGGCGGACGTCCGCGCGGCAAGCAGTTCGCCTCGGCCGTGCTCGACGAGCCGGTGTGGGACAACCCGTTTCTTTCCGGCCTGCGCAGCCGCGCCCAGGATTTCCTCGGCACGCAGGGTGACGGCAACCACTTCGCTTACGTCGGTCATATCCAGTTTGCCGAGGAGCAACGCGTTGCCATCGAGGCGGCGGGTTACACCGAGCTGGCCGAGTGGATTACGCGCCGCGACGGTAAGTTCAGCGTGCTCGTTACGCACCACGGTTCTCGCGGACTCGGCGCGGACCTCTACAAACGCGGCCAGATTGCTGCGCGCCGTTGGTGCGACGAGAATGCCCAGGGCATCCCGGATGCCGCCGTGTGGTTGCCTGCGGACACCGACGAGGGACGCGCCTACTGGGATGCGTTGCAATACATCGGTCGTTGGACGCGTGAGAACCACGCGCAAATCCACGCCGCCTTCCTGAGCCGTCTCGGTCAGCGAGCCCTTGTGCAGATTGGCAACGAGCATAACTTTGTGTGGAAACGCGGCGACGTGTTCTTCCACGGCAAAGGTGCGACTCCGGCCTGGCGCGACGAGCAGGGACGCCCGTTGCTCGGACTGATCCCGCTCAACATGGCGCGTGAGATCCTCCTCGTGCTCGGTTCGGACAATACGGATTACCTTTCGTTTTGCCCGCACGGCGCGGGACGTAACATGTCGCGCAGCGCGATGATGCGTCCCTACAAGGATGCGGACGGCGAACTCGATCCGGCGCGTATTCAGCAAGTGCTGGCGGAGACGACGGCAGGGCTGGACATCCGCTGGTATGGCGGAGCACCGGACCTCTCGGAGTCGCCGCTCGGCTACAAAGACGCGACCAAAGTGAAGGCGCAGATCGCCCGCTTCGGCCTCGCGACGGTGGTCGGCGAGATCCAGCCGCAAGGCTGCATCATGGCCGGCGAAGCCCCCGAGCCGCACTGGCAGCGCGCCCGTCGCGAAAAACGCGCCGCGCACAAGAGCGAGCGTCGTGAGGGGCTGGCCGAAACCCAGCAGTAA
- the mauJ gene encoding methylamine utilization protein MauJ, protein MMKNSSQSFHLTGGASLSVMDNWLNLGVKGSAVWPDKETDVRFGGHTLHLKPATRDNDPSIHINLRGLAENEAWTLINSFLSLLAWCDDQPIQTRGYGLSGTIKPCAVGRETRMVSSSFAFPFYRNLEPSKDAQLALALYREARTVNSVPFAFLSYVKILNISWVDHMVGSGEARHRPLVEGIRETLPKLSDRTAMRRIQELHEAGNDVPTYLYESGRCAVAHANLSSEKKKPVVSPDDFSDLRRLSDDMPVVKAIAEYIIEIKMKVSRSIMG, encoded by the coding sequence ATGATGAAAAACTCCTCCCAATCTTTCCATCTGACCGGTGGCGCATCACTGTCCGTCATGGACAACTGGTTGAATCTTGGCGTGAAAGGCAGCGCGGTATGGCCGGATAAGGAAACCGATGTTCGGTTCGGAGGACACACACTCCATCTCAAGCCTGCTACGCGTGATAATGATCCGTCCATCCACATCAATTTGCGAGGTCTTGCGGAGAATGAAGCTTGGACGCTGATAAATTCATTTCTCAGCTTACTTGCTTGGTGCGATGATCAGCCGATTCAAACTAGAGGATATGGTCTATCGGGCACGATTAAACCATGTGCGGTCGGTAGAGAGACAAGGATGGTGAGCTCCTCGTTTGCGTTTCCGTTTTATCGGAATCTAGAGCCTAGCAAGGATGCGCAGTTGGCGTTAGCGCTTTATCGTGAAGCGAGAACCGTGAACAGCGTGCCGTTTGCATTCCTCAGTTACGTCAAAATCCTCAATATCTCTTGGGTGGACCATATGGTTGGTTCCGGAGAAGCCCGGCACAGGCCCCTAGTTGAAGGTATCCGTGAAACGCTTCCCAAGCTGTCAGATCGGACGGCGATGAGGCGAATTCAGGAACTCCATGAAGCAGGGAACGATGTCCCTACATATCTTTATGAATCGGGACGTTGTGCGGTGGCCCATGCAAATCTGAGCAGCGAGAAAAAGAAGCCCGTGGTAAGCCCAGATGATTTTTCGGACCTTCGGCGCTTATCTGATGACATGCCGGTGGTGAAGGCGATCGCGGAGTATATCATCGAAATCAAAATGAAGGTCTCGAGGTCGATCATGGGTTAA